TTGCAGGACTGGATGACTTGGATGTCAGCATGATATTGGTTTTGAGCAAACTTAAGAGGATTGAAAGGGGGTGAGCCAGTCGGATAtgggttttggatttcatgGTTACTAGTATTAATACTAGTACTAGGAGCTCCACACATGtgatcaaaatcaataggGATGAAACAAAAGCGGCGGTTGGATTTCTCACAAAAGACAGCGGAGACCGGAGGGTTGGGGTTTTGAAGGGTGTGGCGGTGACCAAATTTTGGGTCAGAAATAAGAGAAAGCCAATGCTTGGAGACGCATTTGAAGCGCACCAGAGGTTTAGCTGGCACACGCACAAGGATTTCGGTAAGGACTTGTTCTATGCTGGCTATGGTTTCTGCTAAGCTGATACTGGTGCACCGTTTGGGGTAGAATCCCTGCTCCATCTAAATTCTAAATGAGGATCAGGTTTGCTCGTTCTGCCTTGATTGAATAATAATCCTGGTATCAAAACATTCCTGAATCCTGATGAACAAAGGAAGACATTCTCCAGcagcattgataaattgaaaaaaattagagatttatcaatttttaaatgaatctttgctccagcagtatacttaagaagttgataaatttagaaattgatagagaaaattgataaatttatcaatctttgggagacaattaactaaaacttagctaatgtatacaatttagcaatactgctggagcaaaagttcaaaaattgcTGTTGTAAATCTAAATGTGCAATAAATTTAACTgtactgctggagatgctcaaGTCCCAATCCatccaaataaaaaagtaCTGAAAACATAAATTTGTGCTAACATATCTCCTCACTACACAGCCCTCAACTAAACTAACCCAGCTTCAATTCAACTCAGTGAAAAGATTGGAAGTTGAATCAAGGTAGATAATCTGGTCTAGTACCAACATATTAACGAAACGAAACGAATAATGGAAATTTGAATGGAAATTCAAATCAATATGGTATGGATCAGTGAAGAGGTAATCAATTTGATTGTGGAGCTCTTCTTCCAGGTATCTCGGAAGAATGTTGAAAACAACAACCTTGTAAATCAGAGACCAAACACAATAGCATCGGAATTGGTGGAATTACGAGAAAAGCTTACTTGGGTTGGGTTGTCGATGTCAGCAGAGACTTCGATACTGGGTGAGTTGATCTTCAATCTGTCGTCGTTTCGTCGATACTAACCGACACTCTACCCGGATGTCGCGGCCGGGATGGGAGTTGGGGTTGCAGGTCGAAGAATGAAGAGGTACTGTAtgctttttctcttctctcttctctcttctccttttaTGTTGCCACTGCCACGNNNNNNNNNNNNNNNNNNNNNNNNNNNNNNNNNNNNNNNNNNNNNNNNNNNNNNNNNNNNNNNNNNNNNNNNNNNNNNNNNNNNNNNNNNNNNNNNNNNNNNNNNNNNNNNNNNNNNNNNNNNNNNNNNNNNNNNNNNNNNNNNNNNNNNNNNNNNNNNNNNNNNNNNNNNNNNNNNNNNNNNNNNNNNNNNNNNNNNNNNNNNNNNNtttattttgtttttagaacttatatatattatagtaTGATGATACATGTGACGTAACTatgattattttatttttagattgTTGCAGATACTTGAAGCATCGTAATTAAACGCCTTGGCGATAATATTTTTAACTCTGGTATTGTATAATATGTTGAACTCTGGTATTGTATCAGTATTGTTATCTCTGCTGGACTTACAATAAATGAGTTAATTGTCTAATATAATGACATTGTTGTGATCCTTATGGTTATTGTACTTTAGCCATTCTAACtttcgatcatatatatgatgattactttcaaacaaaaacaaaaaatactatcGTTCATCAAAATCCCATAAAAGTAggaagcttttttttttttgaacaggtATAAAAGTAGGAAGCTTGATGCCTagaaaagaacaaagcaaACCGGCTCACCAAACGAATGAATGAGCATAGCTTTTGTTAGGAAAATATTAGATTGGGCCTAAACTAAGCTCCACCCAACAATAAACCTAGCCCAAATATCAACCCAAAGAAAAGAACGGCTAGGATTGAAACTCGAAGGGGTCTCGCTTTTGGGACTATAAACTACAACGGTCTCGCTTTCAGGGAAACCCAACAACGCAACCCAAGATTTCACGTCTGTTCGCCGATGGgggtttctttctttgttcagGACAGGGTTCGTCCCTCCAACACAGACCTGCTTGAAATGATTGGCCATTGCAGAGGTCAAATTTGCTTCAGAAATGCGAGCAGGAGACAGATAGTGGTTTGGGATTTGCAAGGTCAAAGAATAAGGACAGTTGTTGAGGATGTGGATGAAGCAGGACAATCGAGCTACGGCTTTGGGCACACAAATGGGGTTTTTATGATTGTCAGGCTTGGAAGGGATGCTTTGTTTTATAACGGGGAGGATTATGGATACCACCTCCATACTTTTGTTGAGGGACAACAACCACCCTGGGCCAGATTTGAATCTAGGTTGGCTGCTCGCTTCAATTTCAGAACCGGTGGGAGTGCAATATTGGTCTCTGAGAATGGCATGCTTTACTGGAAAGCACAGCTTGATGGAGGTGCTTTTATTATCACCTATAATTTGGAGACCCGAAAAATGGGCGGCTTGGCAGCGCCTGAAGATGATGGTTTTAGTAACTTGAACATGGTCTTGGGGCATGGTTTTGATGGACAGCTCTCTGCATCTGTATATCTTCCGCCATCAGGAAATGATGAGTACTCGATGCTGCACGTATGGGTTTTGCAAAGGGAAGGTCTGTCATTCCACTGGCACAAGTTGCATGCTTTCCGTTCAACTGTATTCAATGTTGAAGATGATTTCTTCATTCCGCTTGTGTGCTACTATGGCGTGGGAGACGATGGGGTCATTCATATACTCCTCCATAggaacaaagaagaaattgtGTGTGTGATACCGGCAACAAAGCAGGTTCTACCGGTGGAGGGTGCTGCGTTTCCACCAGCAGGAATCCTCGCCGTACCATCTGGAATTCCCATGGAAGTTGCAGATTCAAGGAAATTCAAAGCCACACTGGCTTCTCGGTTTTGAGGTAGGGAGAATCCTTGTTTTGGCTGTTTTTTAATCTTGATATAAACTAGCCTTTGAGTATCTTTGCTGGAAATCTTGGAAGTGTGCGCAGCAGACTTTGTCTTTTTCGGTTTGCTTAAATCCATTCGTATCATATTAATTGCAGCCATGACTATTTTAAATCTTGTTATTTCATCTAAGGTGTAATTATTGAAAACATGATCTATGCCTACTTTGTTTTATACTGCTTTGGGATTTAAAAGGGAGTTTTACATGACTGCACTTGATGAACCTGTCCTGATGAGAACTGATTCACAGGAATACACTGATTATACTTTTAGTTTAGACTGCTAGTGATATAATAAAGAATTAATGTAACCAAGTATCTACGGTGGTTAAACAAATTGGAGCCTCGAGTGAAGAGCAGAGAGCCATGAGCTTTTTACTTCTCATAGTGCTCCAGAAATTGATTACCTAATGAGGGTACTGTAGGTACTGTGATAGGGTTTTCTTATGTTCAGTCATTATCATGCagttgattaattttcatattgtGGCACAACGTCATTGATGCTAAACCAACAACTGAATTTAGTTTGCATAAAGACTCGATTTCACATACACATAGATGATAGATCTTCATTTCAGAATGCAGAATGACACATGTACTTCTTTTTCAGTATACAATTGGTCTTTTAACCAATTCAAATTGCTGTCTGTCATTCTCAGGCATTGTTAATTAACCTTCAGCATTTTTAGCATGTACAGCCAAAagcaatatttttttaatattagtaatttgatttttctatACCAGAATGGTCGCCGGATAAAAATAGTAATTTGATTCTTGGTAATGCAATTTGGTAGGTGAAAACACCGAATTGGATTAACAAGTAAATATcgttaatttttcttgttgaatTGTGCTCACTTTCTTTTGgtctttgttttgttacatTGAGGTTGATGTCAGTAATATTGTGAAACAGGTGTTTGGAGGAAGGTGCTCAGATGTTCATGCTAAAACCGCTCAAGCTGTCAGATATTAAGCAACTGAGATGTCATCTGATGAACTGTAGGAGCTGAAACACATAGTTTGTTCTGGAGAAGTGAAGAGAAGCTAAAGAAGTCACCtgctagttttgtttttgggttttgtttgatcagaACTTGGTATCTTCACTTACATTTTGAATTAGGCAGATCTTTTGAATTAACATACAGTTGTTTCAGATCCAGTTTGgcttaaataaaaaaaaaaaaaaaatcaagaatctGCGATGTTGAAACGCCAGAAGAGAATCAAATTGCTTGTGTGCACTGGGATTTTCATCGTGTTGCAAATCATAGTGATTAGTGTGTTTGCCTGCACTGTGATATTGAAAGTAAAGCCACCAAAGATCCAATCATAGTGATAACATCCAATCCTTTATTAGCTGCTACTGATACTGTCATGGAAGAATTATGTTTGGAATACTGCCACTTCAATAGTACCCCTGTTTTAGTGAACCCTAGCTTGGAGTCGATGTGCCATCGACTTAATACTTCTACATTGTAAGGAATGACAGGACTTCAATTTGAGGGTTTAAAATGCAATCTTGAATCCAACATATAGATTCATGTGAAAACTGAACTTACAATGAGGGTACTGTAGGTCCTGAGATAGGTTCTCTTATATTCAGTCATTATCAGGTTAAGAGCAGTTGATGCTAAACCAACAACTTGAGACCAAAGCTTCCCTCCTTTCTCGACATCCTGTCCAGGTAAAATGGTATGAGTTGTCATCTTGAAGAACAAAGTTGCCTGTATCCTTCAAGACCCCAAAGGCAACTCCTCCAGAAATCTGACTCAGATTTCCAAAGCTGAACACCCTAAGGACTTGTAAGCACTAGTTCACTGTCAGCAGTCAAATTCACTACTGAACCATTAAGTGCAGGACTATCCCCATTTGCATACCAAACTATGGTTCTGTCAGGAATCTTGGCATACCATCCAGAAAGCAGGAAAATTTCGCTGTTTTTAAGTTGTCAAAAACTAACGGCGAAGTCACCAGAAGGAGAAAGCCATGAGGAGCTGATACCTGCAGTTGCAGAGGGAAGCTCCAACTGCTAGTTTGCCATCAGTAGTTTGGGCCAAAAGACATTCTGGAACCATAAATTAATGTGGAAATAAGCAGAAGCAGCCGTAATCTAAAAGCCATTTGCACTTGCTGCCACAAATTATTGTGATTGAGCAATTACAACTTTGGGGTAACAAGTACCATCCAGGTAGCTCTGTTTCTTAATCATGTGTGGACCATGGATATCAGCTCCTCTGCAACTTCAAGACTCAGAGGCGTATAGGTAATTATAAGTAGAATTATTGAATTGTTCCGGGACATTGACAATAAGGACCTAAGGAGTGGCAGAACCAGGATGTTACTATGGGTACGTTCTTAGCTGTCCGTCCTCGTTAAAAATGCAtctcaaacttcaaacacattttcatcgaaaatatttttgttatagTTGCGTCTTCACTCAAAAATTATGGGAGAAGATAGGCAATTAGGACATGACAATTGTACCTAACTATCCATACGGGTTTCCTCCTGGAAAACACCCATGTAAGTTCCTAGCCAAAAGTGGGTTCCATGACTCagttgtaaaaaattcaatttttgagTTAATTGTACCGCAAAGTttataaagaataaaaagCAAGAAGCAAAATACAGTCATAAactatgaaaacaaagaagaggcCAAGGACACCTTTGAATACACTcaataaaaatgaacaaaggAGGTGCTGTTTTAATAGTAGAACCAAGTCAACCTACTAAGAAAGACTACAGCAGAGTAGAAGATGTACACtctttcaaagttcaaatcttCTCCCAAACAAAAGGACACTTTTCCAACCTCAATAATACGATTTGGTTGGTGCATATCACCTATCTTGGTATGCTCCAACTAATTTCTCAAGATGAAATACTCAGGAAAGTCAAGGTGGGACAATTATCCAAAATAGAAATATCCATTAatacgaaaaaagaaaagaaaaaagcaactGTTCATAGAATGATACCATATATCCTGGTTCTCAAACTTAATCGTCCACAACCCAAAATTCTTCAATTTATGAAAGACAGCAAATGCAATActacaaaacagaaacagaaacacatAAAAATAGAGAAGCAACCTTTGTTTCGGTCCAAATGAAATTGCTCGAAGTTGCTGTATCTGTCAGTGATTGCCACAGTTGGCTTAGTAAGACatcctccttctcttcttcctttcttcatCGTCTTCCACATCAAATATGAGACTAGATATGTTCTGCATGCCTGGAATAGTTCCCTCGGGTAAGATGGGCTGACCTATTGCCTGACCCTCAATGTGTGTCATCCGATTACAGATGCATTTAGGTCTTTCCATCCTGCAACTCTTTTTCATGAAGAAGTTGCACACCTTACGTTGCTTCAGTC
This DNA window, taken from Fragaria vesca subsp. vesca unplaced genomic scaffold, FraVesHawaii_1.0 scf0512944, whole genome shotgun sequence, encodes the following:
- the LOC101302128 gene encoding uncharacterized protein LOC101302128, with protein sequence MGVSFFVQDRVRPSNTDLLEMIGHCRGQICFRNASRRQIVVWDLQGQRIRTVVEDVDEAGQSSYGFGHTNGVFMIVRLGRDALFYNGEDYGYHLHTFVEGQQPPWARFESRLAARFNFRTGGSAILVSENGMLYWKAQLDGGAFIITYNLETRKMGGLAAPEDDGFSNLNMVLGHGFDGQLSASVYLPPSGNDEYSMLHVWVLQREGLSFHWHKLHAFRSTVFNVEDDFFIPLVCYYGVGDDGVIHILLHRNKEEIVCVIPATKQVLPVEGAAFPPAGILAVPSGIPMEVADSRKFKATLASRF